The bacterium genome window below encodes:
- a CDS encoding alkaline phosphatase family protein yields MYEEGYDHEPTNPGPVDAEGQHASYITHHNGPQYFGYVANNPQMAQHLHGLQDLWDALDRRTLARSGGVFYVKGGSTNTLKLVPTDPDAAVRKNFLGDDDHPAYADAQISEATAAETINKIVHSPYWSQSAIIITWDDSEGDYDHVPPPSAAYGPDGGLVSDGPRVPLLLISPYARAHAIDHAVGDHASFVKFVDVLFNLPPLALLPDELTARRIGKQLYGQDNLGPTDALTPGVADLVSAFDPARLTDQAPPLPGGYAEIPDQDVVRLPAASGMSCRTIGIVPADVQLGIHNEIPADFNPRPTTNPTQ; encoded by the coding sequence TTGTACGAGGAAGGCTACGATCACGAGCCGACCAATCCCGGGCCGGTGGACGCCGAAGGCCAGCACGCGTCCTACATCACCCATCACAACGGGCCGCAATACTTTGGCTACGTCGCGAACAACCCCCAGATGGCCCAGCACCTGCACGGATTGCAGGACCTGTGGGACGCGCTCGACCGCCGCACGCTGGCCCGGTCGGGCGGCGTCTTCTACGTCAAGGGCGGATCCACGAACACCCTGAAGCTCGTGCCCACAGATCCCGACGCGGCGGTGCGAAAGAACTTCCTGGGCGACGACGATCACCCCGCGTACGCTGACGCGCAGATCAGCGAAGCCACGGCCGCGGAGACCATCAACAAGATCGTGCACAGCCCCTATTGGAGCCAGAGCGCGATCATCATCACGTGGGACGACTCCGAGGGAGACTACGATCACGTCCCGCCCCCGAGCGCCGCGTACGGCCCCGACGGAGGCCTGGTCAGCGACGGCCCGCGGGTCCCGCTGCTTCTCATCTCGCCGTACGCGCGGGCCCACGCGATCGACCACGCCGTCGGGGACCACGCGTCCTTCGTCAAGTTCGTGGACGTGCTGTTCAACCTGCCTCCGCTGGCGCTCCTCCCCGACGAGCTGACGGCCCGCCGGATCGGAAAGCAACTGTACGGCCAGGATAATCTCGGACCCACCGACGCCCTCACGCCGGGCGTCGCCGACTTGGTGTCGGCGTTTGATCCGGCCAGGCTCACCGACCAGGCTCCGCCGTTGCCGGGCGGCTACGCGGAGATCCCGGACCAGGACGTGGTGCGTCTCCCCGCCGCGAGCGGCATGTCCTGCCGGACAATCGGCATCGTCCCCGCCGACGTCCAGCTCGGTATTCACAACGAGATCCCGGCGGACTTCAACCCGCGTCCCACCACCAACCCAACACAGTGA
- a CDS encoding alkaline phosphatase family protein yields MSFMRRRARGATALGVFVLTMILSGAPYSAGQSVAQIGDPAIPPVLIGPTSEPQLNWNQLIGLLRRRVKYVFLIYQENRSFDSYFGTFPEADGLYSQPADHTPGYYQTIINTDGSLALIHPFRIGPDQYAADTDDIDHSHSRIVARMDVAGGHPLMDHFAINEELKYSPEGPPSLKAKQFGELAMAHEDCDTVPILWRYANRFVLFDHIFQQMTGPSTPGNLAIIAAQTGATQWLKHPDQAYHGSGDQGTGVPVLNDADPFWGSQLDPTPATRRLPVNPRDFSGTPPKEYATQINLTFASLPLTLQGYNLDRVAAQDRDPHGDLDDVRNDVTAISATGHPDVA; encoded by the coding sequence ATGTCATTTATGCGTCGACGGGCCCGAGGAGCTACCGCACTGGGCGTGTTCGTGCTGACCATGATCCTGTCCGGGGCTCCGTACTCCGCGGGGCAAAGTGTAGCGCAGATCGGAGACCCCGCCATTCCGCCGGTCCTGATCGGCCCGACCAGCGAACCGCAACTCAACTGGAATCAACTGATCGGCTTGCTGCGCCGGCGCGTGAAGTACGTGTTCCTGATCTACCAAGAGAATCGTTCGTTCGACTCCTACTTCGGCACGTTCCCCGAGGCGGACGGCCTGTATTCGCAACCCGCGGATCACACGCCAGGATACTACCAGACGATCATCAATACCGACGGGAGTCTCGCGCTGATTCATCCATTCCGCATCGGCCCGGATCAGTACGCCGCGGACACGGACGATATCGACCACTCGCACTCGCGGATCGTAGCCAGGATGGATGTCGCGGGTGGTCATCCCCTCATGGACCACTTTGCGATCAACGAAGAGCTCAAGTATTCGCCCGAGGGACCGCCATCTCTCAAAGCCAAGCAGTTCGGCGAACTCGCCATGGCCCACGAAGACTGCGACACCGTTCCGATCCTCTGGCGGTACGCGAACCGGTTTGTCTTGTTCGACCACATCTTCCAGCAGATGACCGGCCCATCCACGCCCGGCAACCTGGCGATCATCGCCGCCCAGACCGGAGCCACGCAGTGGCTCAAGCACCCCGATCAAGCCTATCACGGCAGCGGGGACCAGGGGACGGGCGTCCCGGTGCTGAACGACGCCGACCCATTTTGGGGATCGCAGCTCGATCCTACCCCGGCCACCCGGCGGCTTCCGGTCAATCCGCGCGACTTCAGCGGCACCCCGCCCAAGGAATACGCCACCCAGATTAACCTGACGTTTGCCAGCCTTCCCCTGACGCTTCAGGGTTACAACCTCGACCGCGTGGCCGCGCAAGACCGCGACCCGCATGGGGACCTGGACGACGTGCGGAACGACGTCACCGCGATCTCCGCCACCGGGCACCCCGACGTTGCATGA